The Amycolatopsis sp. NBC_01480 genome segment GAACGGCTCGGCGTCGACCCGTCCGCCGTGGATCGCCGGCAGCAGGCCGCGGATCACCGGGTGCGTGGGCTCGTCGTCGTCCCAAGCACCGGCCAGTTCCTCGCCGAAGGCCTTCAGCTGGGCCACCCGGTCGCCCTCGGCTTCGTCACCGAGGTCGTCGATCGTGCGCGCAACCGCGTAAACCGCGGTGAGGTCGGCGCGCAGTTCCCGGGGCAGCACACGCAGGGCGACCGGGAAGTTCTCGGCCTGCCGCTTGGCCCGCAGACCGGCGACTTCACGGCCTTCGGGTTGGTGACGTCCAGGTGCAGTGGGACTCATCCGCCTCAGTCTCGCTCGCTCGGATGGGCGGCTTCTGCGGCCGGGAGGAGAATTTTCCCGGCTTCGACTTGGCACGAACGGACAAAATGGGGCGAGGATAAGGCCGACCGAACCCGTTGACCTGCTATCACTGGGGAAGGGCGAGCTGCGCGCATGGGATCAGACCAGGTGGCCCTATTGGGTGAACTCGAAACCAAGGTGAGCAGGCGGCTGCCTGCCATCCTGAACGAGGTGCGGGACCTGCTCGTGGAGCAGCACCCCGACTACGCGGCGTTCCTCACCGAGGAGCTGGCGGAGGTCGTCACGGCCAGCGCGGGTTTCGTGAGCCGGCTGATCAGCGTCGCCGAGTCCCCTGAGGACAAGCTGCCCGAGCTGGGCTCCGGCGTCGAGCAGGTGGTGTTCGAGGAGATCGGGCGAACGCAGTACCGCCAGGGCCGCCGGGTGACCAGCCTGCTCGCCGCGTACCGGGTCGGCGCCCGCGTCGCGTGGCGGCACGTGTCCGAGGCGGCGCTGGAGCTGGACGTGCCGGCCGAGCTGTTCGCCTCGCTCGCCACCACGGTGTTCGCGCTGGTGGACCAGCTGTCCGAGTCCTCGCTCCACGGCTACCTGCAGGAGCAGTCGGACGCCGTGCGGGCGCGGGAGAGCCTGCGCGACGAGCTGAGCGAGCTGCTGCTGTCCGACCGCGCCGACCAGGCCGCGGTCCGCTCGGCCGCGGTGCGGGCCGACTGGCGGATCCCGAAGTCCGCGGCCGTCGTGCTGGTCGAGGGCGACAACGAGCTGGGCCGGGAGCTGGTGTCCCGGCTCGACGACACCTGCCTGCGGCTGCGGCGCCCGGGACTGTTGGTCACGATCGTGCCGGATCCGGCCGGCCCGGGGCGGCGCGCGTGGCTGGCCAGGGCGCTGCGCGGGGCGGGCGCGGTGGTCGGCGCGTCGGTGCCGGTGGACCGGCTGCCGGCCAGCCTGCGCGTCGCCGAGGTGACCG includes the following:
- a CDS encoding PucR family transcriptional regulator, with amino-acid sequence MALLGELETKVSRRLPAILNEVRDLLVEQHPDYAAFLTEELAEVVTASAGFVSRLISVAESPEDKLPELGSGVEQVVFEEIGRTQYRQGRRVTSLLAAYRVGARVAWRHVSEAALELDVPAELFASLATTVFALVDQLSESSLHGYLQEQSDAVRARESLRDELSELLLSDRADQAAVRSAAVRADWRIPKSAAVVLVEGDNELGRELVSRLDDTCLRLRRPGLLVTIVPDPAGPGRRAWLARALRGAGAVVGASVPVDRLPASLRVAEVTARLRRDHLLSDDPVFADEHLDAIIVHRDDRLLDVLRRRCLAPLDELNDSSRERLSTTLTSWLLHLGDRKAVAEDLHIHPQTVSYRLGRLHTLFGPQLDDPATRATLMLALAWGPPGSDS